The Nicotiana tabacum cultivar K326 chromosome 14, ASM71507v2, whole genome shotgun sequence genome contains a region encoding:
- the LOC142168918 gene encoding uncharacterized protein LOC142168918, protein MEMLKKIQMNIPLIDALREMPGYAKMMKDLMCRKFDFQDLVTMTLTQTCSAIVTRPIAEKLSDPGIFTILCTTGSYAFAKALCYLGASINLMPLSIYKRIDIGRVGKFVFPTDFVILDCQVDEEIPIILGRPFLAHNESFDRF, encoded by the exons atggagatgttgaAGAAGATTCAGATGAACATTCCACTAATTGATGCCTTAAGggagatgcctggttatgcaaaaatgatgaaggacttgatgtgtCGCAAGTTCGACTTTCAAGACTTGGTGACTATGACACTGACTCAGACTTGCAGTGCTATCGTGACAAGACCTATAGCTGAGAAGCTATCCGACCCTGGGATTTTCACAATTCTGTGCACCACAGGCAGCTATGCTTTTGCCAAAGCATTGTGTTATTTGGGGGCGAGCATAAACCTGATGCCCTTGTCTATCTATAAAAGGATAGACATTGGAAGg GTTGGAAAGTTTGTGTTTCCGACAGATTTTGTTATTCTAGACTGCCAGGTTGATGAAGAGATCCCCATAATTTTAGGAAGGCCATTCTTGGCCCACAATGAGAGCTTTGATCGATTCTGA